A region from the Melospiza georgiana isolate bMelGeo1 chromosome 10, bMelGeo1.pri, whole genome shotgun sequence genome encodes:
- the LOC131087513 gene encoding erythroferrone-like — protein sequence MRLPELCLALLCAAGTGTEAPRAARERPLAPEHGEPGAARVDPRQAWMLLAGSPGRSSGERGRGGSAALTAPAGPGTPGKSTAGAGAGPAVPEELLRELQLLLRGTAKVCRTAGEGSKEEESSEGSAQRRVEAAFHCQTRADLAVEQKTWLELGQFYIPEREEMFQRGPGLNLTSGQYTAPLAGFYTFSSTLHIARREPRRKRQGCRGSRLRVLICVQSRCQHNSHLESVSQLESSGELFTISVTGTLYLQCCAAGSVKRLDHAELVPGAARPFFPLPATTVPPRLSTKPKEEHLLMQGAAVWSDTAHAEDGQKITKVMMMMMMIVIKQPEQDLKAFTFT from the exons ATGCGGCTGCCGGAGCTGTGCCTGGCGCTGCTCTGCGCCGCCGGCACCGGCACCGAAGCGCCGCGGGCAGCCCGGGAGCGGCCGCTGGCCCCGGAGCATGGGGAGCCCGGCGCGGCCCGCGTGGATCCCCGGCAGGCCTGGATGCTGCTGGCCGGGAGCCCCGGGAGGAGCAGCGGCGAGCGCGgccgcggcggctccgcggCTCTCACGGCCCCAGCGGGCCCCGGCACCCCTGGGAAATCAACCGCGGGAGCCGGGGCTGGCCCGGCCGTGCccgaggagctgctgagggagctgcagctcctgctcagag GCACGGCAAAGGTGTGCAGaacagctggggaagggtctaaggaggaggagagcagcgAAGGCAGCGCCCAGCGTCGTGTGGAAGCAGCCTTCCATTGCCAAACGCGTGCAGACCTCGCTGTGGAGCAGAAGAcgtggctggagctggggcagttctaCATT CCTGAGAGGGAGGAGATGTTCCAGCGTGGCCCGGGGCTGAACCTGACCAGCGGGCAGTACACAGCCCCCCTTGCGGGATTCTACACCTTCAGCAGCACGCTGCACATCG CGCGCAGGGAGCCGCGGAGGAAGAGGCAGGGATGCCGCGGGAGCCGCCTGCGGGTGCTGATCTGTGTGCAGTCCCGCTGCCAGCACAACAG CCATCTGGAGAGCGTAtcccagctggagagcagcgGGGAGCTTTTCACCATCTCTGTCACAGGCACCCTTTACCTGCAG tgctgtgctgctgggagtgTGAAGAGGCTGGACCACGCTGAActtgtgccaggagcagccagaccCTTCTTCCCTCTGCCAGCCACCACTGTGCCTCCCCGGCTCAGCACCAAGCCCAAGGAAGAGCATTTGCTcatgcagggagctgcagtCTGGTCTGATACTGCTCATGCTGAAGATGGACAAAAGATCACGaaggtgatgatgatgatgatgatgatagtAATAAAGCAGCCTGAGCAGGACCTAAAGGCATTCACTTTTACCTAA
- the KLHL30 gene encoding kelch-like protein 30, translating into MVRNMDDFDFCLPSHAQGVLEGLQQFRTNPKLADVTLVAGGREFPCHRGILALCSHYFYAMFSGDFAESIAARVELKEVDPSALEMLLDFAYTGKVTINQGNVEGLMRTSSQLHFPAIQKVCSRYLRQQMDATNCLGICEFGESHGCPEVSSKAWSFLQENFEAVSLQEEFLQLSKERLAVYLSNDQLQVQEERSLVEAVLRWVRHEPGSRAQFLPELLELTHLGLLPDQYLQNLLATEPLLRDSDASKALVARSRTMGQSGTGALKNPPAPPQKLEEVLVVVGGRVLEDGEDEERGLEMPTATRNFAFYNPKSRRWMALPDFPDYNKWGFSLVALNNDVYVTGGSRGSQNDTWSTTQAWCFCPRDGAWRPIASMLRARTNHTSAVLNGEIYVIGGTTVDVVEVERYDPYNKSWCAISPALKYVSNFAAASCLGKLYLVGSCAVKYNALTLQCYNPVQDLWSVITSPFIPKYLSAPRCATLRGLIYLIGDNTKKVHVYNPEANIWQKVQLLHTLHENGGMVALGDRLFVTGGHWKGMDGDYRVEMEVYDCSKDLWTREGSLPCLWLFHSSSSIFMDTSKWTEPFQGDHGW; encoded by the exons ATGGTGAGGAACATGGACGACTTTGACTTCTGCCTGCCTTCGCACGCCCAGGGCgtgctggaggggctgcagcagttCCGCACCAACCCCAAACTGGCCGACGTGACGCTGGTGGCGGGCGGGCGGGAGTTTCCCTGCCACCGAGGCATCCTGGCCCTCTGCAGCCACTACTTCTATGCCATGTTCTCCGGTGACTTTGCCGAGAGCATCGCAGCGCGGGTGGAGCTCAAGGAAGTGGACCCCAGTGCGCTGGAGATGCTGCTCGATTTTGCCTACACGGGAAAGGTCACCATCAACCAGGGCAACGTGGAGGGGCTGATGAGGACCTCCAGCCAGCTCCACTTCCCTGCCATCCAGAAGGTCTGCAGCCGCTACCTCCGGCAGCAGATGGATGCCACCAACTGCCTAGGTATCTGTGAGTTTGGTGAGAGCCACGGCTGCCCTGAGGTCTCCTCCAAGGCCTGGTCTTTCTTGCAGGAGAACTTTGAAGCCGTCTCTCTTCAGGAGGAGTTCCTCCAGCTCTCCAAGGAGAGGCTGGCTGTCTACCTGTCCAATGAccagctgcaggtgcaggaggAGCGGAGCCTGGTGGAGGCTGTGCTGCGCTGGGTACGCCACGAGCCGGGATCCCGAGCCCAGTTCCTGCCGGAGCTGCTGGAACTGACCCACCTTGGGTTGCTGCCTGACCAGTACCTGCAGAACCTCCTGGCCACTGAGCCTCTCCTTCGTGACTCAGATGCCAGCAAGGCGCTCGTCGCCCGCTCCCGCACCATG GGACAGAGTGGCACCGGTGCCCTGAAGaaccccccagccccaccacagAAGCTGGAGGAGGTGCTGGTGGTGGTTGGTGGCCGTGTGCTGGAGGATGGCGAGGATGAGGAGAGGGGGCTGGAAATGCCAACTGCCACCAGGAATTTTGCCTTCTACAACCCCAAGAGCA ggcgATGGATGGCTCTGCCTGACTTCCCTGATTACAACAAGTGGGGCTTTTCCCTGGTGGCTCTGAACAACGATGTGTACGTCACAG GTGGCTCCCGGGGGTCCCAGAATGACACGTGGTCAACGACACAGGCCTGGTGTTTCTGCCCCAGGGACGGGGCCTGGCGGCCCATCGCTTCCATGCTGAGAGCCAGGACAAACCACACCAGCGCCGTCCTCAACGGCGAGATCTACGTGATCGGGG GGACAACAGTGGACGTGGTGGAGGTGGAGCGCTACGATCCATACAACAAGAGCTGGTGTGCCATCAGCCCAGCCCTCAAGTACGTGAGCAATTTTGCAGCTGCCAGCTGCCTGGGCAAGCTCTACCTGGTGGGCTCCTGCGCCGTCAAGTACAACGCGCTCACTCTGCAGTGCTACAACCCCGTTCAAG ATCTGTGGAGTGTGATCACATCTCCCTTCATCCCCAAGTACCTCTCAGCCCCACGCTGTGCCACCCTGCGCGGGCTCATCTACCTCATCGGGGATAACACCAAGAAAGTCCATGTGTACAACCCAGAGGCCAACATCTGGCAGAAG GTGCAGCTCCTACACACCCTGCATGAGAACGGGGGGATGGTGGCCCTGGGTGACCGGCTCTTTGTCACCGGCGGCCACTGGAAGGGCATGGACGGCGACTACCGGGTGGAAATGGAGGTGTACGACTGCTCCAAGGACCTCTGGACACGCGagggctccctgccctgcctctggctcttccacagctcctcctccatCTTCATGGACACCTCCAAATGGACAGAACCTTTCCAGGGTGACCATGGGTGGTAG
- the ESPNL gene encoding espin-like protein, translating into MAEVREEPPAPRAVRVCRICVDFLQSPAAAVEPCGHVFCHACIQPQAGPDAAATCPTCQGPIGGIRVLQAQESRAGLAPRRPRRRLHPFVGTTGPGSLEQPAQPPAAGGGRAGMEPGRSVPAELKLRKPSQRARIPAPFLAHSDGAPGPAGPPRPDPAEVDAESLVPTHDERGRLIPEWKRQVMVRRLRARLADEEPAGGQVRGARGAPGERAAWSFSPSHQGVLGPFGELLTETDLYQLERAVESLRLRRRGEVYQSELRRLVRELRALLPAPLLNISVRSPPPAPGQPLPVWCGRLAVAVNSLAALLGNMEGLPAPRAAAAVPAAPCALPAAAGHPREPGGSLAQREIRQCGVCVRSLRGAFEPAWGAAGSAPAGPREAEAASDSGISCEEAFSDGGSPRQGKRQGPEWGSLRKERIVMLFLSHWRRSAYAPLRPAGDPRETRAAIQKLLNGWRDAASRRPPPPPPARTLLSPEQFVSAAGGGPAEYESLSLELFMLGYFRILEQDLSPEERRGRHLLCFEVFEQLGRHGWRAVRAFHRAVIDEIAAGRRGWRDGFDDIKARYFGTPHGPGQLPGLPGDEGDEICRYIDRSFAFWKEKEAEIFSLEE; encoded by the exons ATGGCCGAGGTCAGGGAGGAGCCCCCAGCGCCCCGGGCCGTGCGGGTGTGCCGCATCTGCGTGGATTTCCTGCAGAGCCCCGCTGCCGCCGTGGAGCCCTGCGGACACGTGTTCTGCCACGCCTGCATCCAGCCCCAGGCCGGGCCCGACGCCGCCGCCACCTGCCCGACCTGCCAAGGGCCCATCGGGGGCATCCGCGTGCTGCAGGCCCAGGAGAGCCGCGCCGGGCTGGccccgcgccggccccgccgccgcctccaTCCCTTCGTG ggcacgACAGGACCCggctccctggagcagccagctcagcccccTGCGGCAG GAGGAGGccgggcagggatggagcccgGCAGGTCGGTGCCGGCCGAGCTGAAGCTCCGCAAGCCCTCGCAGCGGGCCAGGATCCCGGCGCCCTTCCTCGCACACTCG GACGGGGCGCCCGGGCCGGCGGGGCCCCCCAGGCCGGACCCCGCGGAGGTGGACGCGGAATCGCTGGTGCCCACGCACGATGAGCGGGGCCGGCTCATCCCCGAGTGGAAGCGGCAGGTGATGGTGCGGCGGCTGCGGGCCCGGCTGGCGGACGAGGAGCCGGCGGGAGGGCAGGTACGAGGGGCACGGGGAGCACCGGGGGAGCGGGCTG CCTGGAGCTTCTCGCCGTCCCACCAAGGCGTGCTGGGCCCGTTCGGGGAGCTGCTGACCGAGACGGACCTGTATCAGTTGGAGAGGGCAGTGGAGAGCCTGCGGCTGCGGCGGCGCGGCGAGGTGTACCAGAGCGAGCTGCGGCGCCTGGTGCGGGAGCTGCGCGCCCTCCTGCCCGCCCCGCTGCTCAACATCTCCGTGCGCAGCCCCCCGCCCGCTCCGGGCCAGCCCCTGCCCGTCTGGTGCGGCCGCCTGGCCGTCGCCGTCAACAGCCTGGCCGCGCTGCTGGGCAACATGGAGGGGCTGCCGGCTCCCCGCGCCGCCGCGGCCGTGCCCGCCGCTCCCTGCGCTCTCCCCGCGGCCGCCGGGCATCCCCGGGAGCCGGGGGGCAGCCTGGCGCAGCGGGAGATCCGGCAGTGCGGGGTTTGCGTCCGCAGCCTGCGCGGCGCCTTCGAGCCCGCCTGGGGCGCCGCGGGCAGCGCTCCGGCCGGGCCCCGCGAGGCGGAGGCCGCCAGCGACTCGGGCATCAGCTGCGAGGAGGCCTTTTCCGACGGCGGCTCCCCGCGGCAGGGGAAGCGGCAGGGGCCGGAGTGGGGCAGCTTGAGGAAGGAACGGATCGTGATGCTCTTCCTGAGCCACTGGAGACGCTCCGCGTACGCGCCCTTACGGCCCGCCGGGGACCCTCGGGAGAca cgagcggccatccagaagctgctGAACGGCTGGAGGGACGCCGCCTCCCgccggcccccgccgccgccccccgcccgcacCCTGCTCTCCCCGGAGCAGTTCGTGtcggcggcgggcggcggcccgGCCGAGTACGAGAGCCTGTCGCTGGAGCTGTTCATGCTGGGCTATTTCCGCATCTTGGAGCAGGACCTGTCCCCCGAGGAGCGCCGAGGCCGCCACCTGCTCTGTTTCGAGGTGTTCGAGCAGCTGGGCCGGCACGGCTGGCGGGCGGTGCGCGCCTTCCACCGCGCCGTCATCGACGAGATCGCGGCCGGGCGGCGCGGCTGGCGCGACGGCTTCGACGACATCAAGGCTCGGTACTTCGGGACTCCGCACGGCCCGGGCCAGCTGCCGGGGCTGCCCGGCGACGAGGGGGACGAGATTTGTCGCTACATCGATCGCAGCTTCGCCTtttggaaggagaaggaggccGAGatcttcagcctggaggagtga